From Oryctolagus cuniculus chromosome 17, mOryCun1.1, whole genome shotgun sequence, a single genomic window includes:
- the BORCS6 gene encoding BLOC-1-related complex subunit 6 has translation MESSRGRPGPETDLLALPVQQAAIFRGGPGRTPSEPPSGLWVPGEEEAESRAGSSRHPRASPKTSSCGGVVHRPEREARQDEPGPRGSPTGPECDPPLPSRHRDPERPQDEPASDKVCRRGSLGDGGMDVEQPPPEEDRDEEAEAAAGRAGRSFSSRLQDSRSLDGLSGACGGGAECAAGGGRRATISSPLELEGTVSRHGDLTHFVANNLQLKIRLSGAPPPPPPAPARPCPAPAPTPAIPPIDPDVLRDLERLSRELGGRVDRLLRGLGGAVQELTALSVGCIQTYRDAVDSLGEAVDMSIKGMYTLLARCEELERALQPVQGLARQVRDIRRTLEVLEALCK, from the coding sequence ATGGAGTCGTCTCGGGGGCGGCCCGGGCCCGAGACGGACCTCCTGGCTTTGCCGGTCCAGCAGGCCGCGATCTTCCGCGGCGGACCGGGCCGAACGCCCTCCGAGCCGCCCTCAGGCCTTTGGGTGCCCGGGGAGGAAGAGGCCGAGAGCAGAGCGGGCTCGAGTCGCCACCCCAGGGCGTCCCCTAAGACTTCGAGCTGCGGCGGTGTGGTCCACCGGCCGGAACGCGAGGCTCGGCAGGACGAGCCCGGCCCCCGAGGGTCGCCGACTGGGCCCGAGTGCGACCCGCCCCTGCCCTCCCGGCACAGGGACCCTGAGCGTCCCCAGGACGAGCCCGCATCCGACAAGGTCTGCCGTCGGGGGAGCCTGGGAGACGGCGGgatggatgtggagcagccgccGCCGGAGGAAGACCGCGACGAGGAGGCGGAGGCGGCGGCTGGCAGGGCGGGCCGCTCGTTCTCTAGCCGCCTGCAGGACAGCCGCAGCCTGGACGGGCTGAGCGGAGCGTGCGGCGGCGGCGCGGAGTGCGCCGCGGGAGGCGGACGCCGCGCCACCATCTCCAGTCCCCTGGAGCTCGAGGGCACCGTCAGCCGCCACGGCGACCTCACCCACTTCGTCGCCAACAATCTGCAGCTCAAGATCCGTCTGAGCGGCgcccctccgcccccgcccccagcccctgcgcGGCCCTGCCCAGCGCCCGCACCTACTCCCGCCATCCCGCCCATCGACCCCGACGTGCTGCGGGATCTGGAGCGGCTGAGTCGGGAGCTGGGCGGCCGGGTGGACCGTCTGCTCCGCGGGCTGGGTGGGGCGGTGCAGGAGCTGACGGCTCTGAGCGTCGGCTGCATCCAGACCTACCGCGACGCCGTGGACTCGTTGGGCGAAGCCGTGGACATGAGCATCAAGGGCATGTACAccctgctggcgcgctgcgaggAGCTGGAGAGGGCGCTGCAGCCCGTGCAGGGGCTGGCGCGCCAAGTGCGGGATATCCGACGCACTCTGGAGGTGCTCGAGGCCCTGTGCAAGTGA